In Pecten maximus chromosome 10, xPecMax1.1, whole genome shotgun sequence, one genomic interval encodes:
- the LOC117335886 gene encoding U1 small nuclear ribonucleoprotein 70 kDa-like, whose amino-acid sequence MVATVSIERSYQVSAELMSCLTLNDARALFSQKRQGRRQGRIRGRRQGRIRGRRQGRRQDIYGDVDRDVDRGVYGDVDWDVDRGVYGDVDRDVDRDVYGDVDRDVVRDVYGDVDWDVDRDVYGDVDRDVDRDVDRDVYGDVDRDVDRDVYGDVVRDVYGDVDRDVDRDVDRDVDRDVDRDVDRDVYGDVDRDVYGDVDRDVDGDVDRDVDRDVYRDVDGDVDRDVDRDVYGDVDGDVDGDVDRDVDRDVDGDVDRDVDGDVDRDVDRDVDRDVYGDVDRDVDRDVDRDVVRDVYGDVDRDVDRDVDRDVYGDVDRDVDRDVDRDVYGDVDGDVDRDVDRDVDRDVDGDVYGDVDRDVDGDVDRDVDRDVDRDVDGDVDGDVDGDVDRDVDRDVYGDVDRDVDGDVDRDVDRDVDRDVYGDVDRDVDRGVDRDVDGDVDRDVDRDVYGDVDRDVDGDVDRDVDRDVYGDVDRDVDGDVDRDVDGDVDRDVDRDVDGDVDRDVDRDVYGDVDRDVDGDVDRDVDGDVVRDVDGDVDGDVDGDVVGDVDGDVYRDVDRDVDRDVDREEPFSPP is encoded by the exons ATGGTAGCCACTGTGTCCATTGAGAGGAGTTACCAGGTTAGCGCCGAACTGATGTCGtgtttgaccttgaatgatgcGCGCGCACTTTTCTCACAGAAAAG ACAGGGACGTAGACAGGGACGTATACGGGGACGTAGACAGGGACGTATACGGGGACGTAGACAGGGACGTAGACAGGATATATACGGGGACGTAGACAGGGACGTAGACAGGGGCGTATACGGGGACGTAGACTGGGACGTAGACAGGGGCGTATACGGGGACGTAGACAGGGACGTAGACAGGGACGTATACGGGGACGTAGACAGGGACGTAGTCAGGGACGTATACGGGGACGTAGACTGGGACGTAGACAGGGACGTATACGGGGACGTAGACAGGGACGTAGACAGGGACGTAGACAGGGACGTATACGGAGACGTAGACAGGGACGTAGACAGGGACGTATACGGGGACGTAGTCAGGGACGTATACGGGGACGTAGACAGGGACGTAGACAGGGACGTTGACAGGGACGTTGACAGGGACGTAGACAGGGACGTAGACAGGGACGTATACGGGGACGTAGACAGGGACGTATACGGGGACGTAGACAGGGACGTAGACGGGGACGTAGACAGGGACGTAGACAGGGACGTATACAGGGACGTAGACGGGGACGTAGACAGGGACGTAGACAGGGACGTATACGGGGACGTAGACGGGGACGTAGACGGGGACGTAGACAGGGACGTAGACAGGGACGTAGACGGGGACGTAGACAGGGACGTAGACGGGGACGTAGACAGGGACGTAGACAGGGACGTAGACAGGGACGTATACGGAGACGTAGACAGGGACGTAGACAGGGACGTAGACAGGGACGTAGTCAGGGACGTATACGGGGACGTAGACAGGGACGTAGACAGGGACGTAGACAGGGACGTATATGGGGACGTAGACAGGGACGTAGACAGGGACGTAGACAGGGACGTATACGGGGACGTAGACGGGGACGTAGACAGGGACGTAGACAGGGACGTAGACAGGGACGTAGACGGGGACGTATACGGGGACGTAGACAGGGACGTAGACGGGGACGTAGACAGGGACGTAGACAGGGACGTAGACAGGGACGTAGACGGGGACGTAGACGGGGACGTAGACGGGGACGTAGACAGGGACGTAGACAGGGACGTATACGGGGACGTAGACAGGGACGTAGACGGGGACGTAGACAGGGACGTAGACAGGGACGTAGACAGGGACGTATACGGGGACGTAGACAGGGACGTAGACAGGGGCGTAGACAGGGACGTAGACGGGGACGTAGACAGGGACGTAGACAGGGACGTATACGGGGACGTAGACAGGGACGTAGACGGGGACGTAGACAGGGACGTAGACAGGGACGTATACGGGGACGTAGACAGGGACGTAGACGGGGACGTAGACAGGGACGTAGACGGGGACGTAGACAGGGACGTAGACAGGGACGTAGACGGGGACGTAGACAGGGACGTAGACAGGGACGTATACGGGGACGTAGACAGGGACGTAGACGGGGACGTAGACAGGGACGTAGACGGGGACGTAGTCAGGGACGTAGACGGGGACGTAGACGGGGACGTAGACGGGGACGTAGTCGGGGACGTAGACGGGGACGTATACAGGGACGTAGACAGGGACGTAGACAGGGACGTAGACAGGGAGGAGCCGTTCAGTCCTCCGTGA